The Naumovozyma dairenensis CBS 421 chromosome 1, complete genome genome includes a region encoding these proteins:
- the YAE1 gene encoding Yae1p (similar to Saccharomyces cerevisiae YAE1 (YJR067C); ancestral locus Anc_1.516), with protein MADFLDDVFEPDTSPDAGREMSLDLMKVRDAHNKRGYLDGIVSSKEVNLQQGFNAGFPTGALLGVRVGNIIGRLQGLDYMYGSIDDELREKYKMAQKELKINNVLSKSSFDPDFELKDEKHQRVDEWEKITKQFLEKYNVNTKKSDDK; from the coding sequence ATGGCAGATTTCCTAGATGATGTCTTTGAACCAGATACCTCACCTGATGCAGGGAGGGAAATGTCCTTAGATTTAATGAAAGTGAGAGACGCACATAATAAAAGAGGATATTTAGATGGGATCGTTAGTTCTAAAGAAGTTAATTTACAACAAGGGTTCAATGCTGGATTTCCCACTGGGGCTCTTCTGGGAGTAAGAGTAGGAAACATTATTGGACGATTACAAGGTCTTGATTATATGTACGGTTCTATCGACGATGAATTAAgggaaaaatataaaatggCTCAAAAGGAACTTAAGATTAATAATGTTTTGAGTAAATCTAGTTTTGATCCagattttgaattgaaagatgagAAGCATCAACGTGTTGATGAATGGGAAAAGATAACGAAACAGTTccttgaaaaatataatgtgAACACTAAAAAGTCCGACGATAAATAA
- the EAP1 gene encoding Eap1p (similar to Saccharomyces cerevisiae EAP1 (YKL204W); ancestral locus Anc_1.518) has product MELTDPSIVSAVISDDIDEQKNNSNAKKNLRKEKEPPINDKNNTIAKLFKKIKDTESIKDYKPINSSKKYIYTINELLALSKDLPANKINEINDLLPKKKFWRLHQRYPDHSKNNNNNNNNSNSLGALIAKNINLDSSNNSKFNNNSNINNNRFERRNSKTTKHLKSINPNATANTNVSANPTRKSNKFHQNNNNNNNNNNNNASKNDEVTKELLALEKELESSGPGGNSPVDFEAWKAKMKDLERQKKGLPRENTIFEQSQQQNVNTTTATTTGNKNSVFFTSTSSSISEFLKLNTKNATTNASINAPILNNDNDKNTIATAVTTSETTILGELPNENNHENTMKNTDTSKQSDSILDRLNKANSISSTSNILSKEKDNTSNGIPLDTGRSSSSRFTSFFTSPSSPSVQTTIDGKQDNHNTTDTASNEIPVKKDNKENIPTNASGSRLMSFFKNNSHSGTPKPETQQANLVMNPPRASSTSGQSSYNANNMANQQQQQQQQQQQPQQLHPQQQMQMQMQTNNMFFQGLLNKNKSNEVHPTGSSNASTPQQQHFPPPPPGLIPQSMANQNPTQKNTNTQMPPPPPGFPMGLPPHMMPPPPGMQNFPMQQQQHQQPQLAQGGNKEPNQKSATKAGMNKNETQPQPQHPQQFVPRMGPPGFMPMPNMPPNMRLPPNGMMPPPGFYPGAPHPQGNQLPFNPNFPNSFPPPGLPQQQQ; this is encoded by the coding sequence ATGGAGCTAACCGACCCTTCTATCGTATCTGCTGTTATCtctgatgatattgatgaacaaaaaaataatagcaatgcaaagaaaaatttgagaaaagagaaagaacCTcctattaatgataaaaacaatacaattgctaaattattcaaaaagaTCAAAGACACTGAATCCATTAAGGATTATAAACCAATCAATTCctccaaaaaatatatctacacaatcaatgaattattagCTCTATCCAAGGATTTACCTGCCAATAAAATTAACGAAATTAACGATTTATTACCGAAAAAGAAGTTTTGGAGATTACATCAAAGATATCCTGATCATTccaagaataataataataataataataacagtaaTAGCCTTGGCGCTCTTATTGCCAAAAATATTAACCTTGATTCGTCTAACAAttctaaattcaataataatagcaatataaataataatcgttttgaaagaagaaatagtAAAACTACTAAACATTTGAAGTCAATAAACCCTAATGCTACTGCAAATACAAATGTATCGGCTAATCCCACAAGAAAATCCAacaaatttcatcaaaacaacaacaacaacaacaataataataataataatgctaGCAAGAATGACGAGGTTACCAAAGAATTACTAGCAttagaaaaggaattagaATCGTCTGGTCCAGGTGGTAATAGTCCTGTTGACTTCGAAGCCTGGAAGGcaaaaatgaaagatcTTGAACGTCAAAAGAAAGGTCTACCCAGGGAGAATACTATTTTTGAACaatcacaacaacaaaacgTGAATACAACGACCGCTACCACTACAGGTAATAAAAACTCAGTCTTCTTCACCTCCACTTCAAGTTCTATTTCTGAATtcttaaaattaaatactAAAAATGCTACTACCAATGCATCCATTAATGCTcctatattaaataatgataatgataagaaTACAATAGCTACTGCTGTCACGACCTCCGAAACAACCATACTCGGTGAGTTACCGAATGAAAACAATCATGAAAATACCATGAAAAACACCGATACAAGTAAACAATCAGATAGTATATTAGATAGATTGAATAAAGCAAACTCGATTTCAAGTAcatcaaatatattatcaaaagaaaaagataataCCAGTAATGGTATACCATTAGATACAGGGAGAAGTTCATCGTCAAGATTTACATCATTTTTCACTTCACCATCTTCGCCATCTGTACAAACGACAATAGATGGCAAGCAAGACAATCACAATACTACGGACACCGCAAGCAATGAAATTCCCGTCAAGAAGGACAACAAGGAAAATATCCCAACGAACGCTAGTGGATCGCGATTAATGTCGTTCTTTAAGAATAATTCACATTCAGGAACCCCGAAACCTGAAACGCAACAAGCAAACTTAGTAATGAATCCTCCAAGAGCTTCATCTACTTCAGGACAATCCTCTTATAATGCAAATAATATGGCaaaccaacaacaacaacaacaacaacaacaacaacaaccgCAACAGCTTCATcctcaacaacaaatgcAAATGCAAATGCAAACAAATAACATGTTCTTCCAGGGTttattaaacaaaaataaatcgAATGAAGTCCATCCTACAGGTTCAAGTAATGCATCTACGCCACAGCAGCAACATTTCCCACCACCTCCACCAGGTCTAATACCCCAATCAATGGCAAACCAAAATCCAACCCAAAAGAACACGAATACTCAAATgcctcctcctcctcctgGATTTCCAATGGGGTTACCACCTCATATGATGCCACCACCTCCAGGTATGCAGAATTTCCCAatgcaacaacaacaacatcaacagCCGCAACTAGCACAAGGTGGTAATAAGGAACCAAATCAAAAGTCAGCAACAAAGGCAGGAATGAATAAGAATGAAACACAACCACAACCACAGCATCCACAACAGTTTGTTCCTAGAATGGGTCCACCAGGTTTCATGCCAATGCCTAATATGCCACCAAACATGAGATTACCTCCAAATGGTATGATGCCACCTCCAGGATTCTATCCAGGTGCTCCACATCCTCAAGGGAATCAACTTCCTTTCAATCCTAATTTCCCAAATAGTTTCCCTCCACCGGGTCTaccacaacaacagcagtag
- the ADD66 gene encoding Add66p (similar to Saccharomyces cerevisiae ADD66 (YKL206C); ancestral locus Anc_1.522): MTSFQTDNFIDTNNETTLLLPLVSTGNVPQLSVDLMLHTLAPQYQFIKDIHSNYLHPFLGPLDYSIDQSKPILYEEFNNNNNNTKKFSSNLELFYNKSKNFYILQQRTPIIQGYLNNFFKEIIIPLLTNLNVKTIIILDSFGSFDDSFPHAINHNHRVLPSSSNEVYSLGSCNLNNINELSSTFDSIMNLNNNNNTNNHNNYDSNFGIDWFKFTEDSIQQEISTNQDIFKIAYHLINSNISTPSSSSLNEIKYISCFIHEGDNSFDAKLFTETIFKLLNWNNDKDTNSSSNQGFVLKTPVSWKGVYGFNSVSTAFDEGLYI; this comes from the coding sequence ATGACTTCATTTCAGACAGACAATTTTATTGACACAAATAACGAAACaacgttattattaccactGGTTTCCACAGGAAATGTTCCTCAATTATCTGTAGATCTAATGCTACACACATTGGCTCCACAAtatcaattcattaaggatattcattcaaattatttacaTCCATTTCTCGGTCCATTAgattattcaattgatcaatCAAAACCGATCTTATATGAAGAAttcaacaataataataataatacaaagaAATTCTCTAGCAATTTggaattattttataataaatctaaaaACTTTTACATTCTACAACAAAGGACACCAATCATACAAGGTTATTTgaacaatttcttcaaagagATTATTATTCCATTATTAACAAATCTAAATGTTAAAACgattataatattagatTCATTTGGTTCATTCGATGATTCCTTCCCGCATGCAATAAATCATAATCATCGCGTattaccatcatcatcgaaTGAAGTTTATTCCTTAGGTTCATGTAATCTTAATAACATCAATGAACTATCATCAACATTTGATTccataatgaatttaaataacaataataacacgAATAATCATAACAACTATGATTCGAATTTTGGTATAGATTGGTTTAAATTCACGGAGGATAGTATTCAACAAGAGATATCAACAAATCAAGATATCTTTAAAATTGCATATCATTTAATTAACTCAAATATTAGTactccttcttcttcttcattgaatgaaatcaaatatattaGTTGTTTCATCCATGAAGGTGATAATTCATTCGATGCGAAACTGTTCACAGAAACTATCTTCAAATTACTGAATTGGAACAACGATAAAGATACAAACTCTTCTTCCAATCAAGGATTTGTTTTGAAAACACCAGTATCGTGGAAAGGTGTTTATGGATTCAATTCTGTATCTACTGCATTCGATGAAGGTCTTTATATTTAG
- the RFC2 gene encoding replication factor C subunit 2 (similar to Saccharomyces cerevisiae RFC2 (YJR068W); ancestral locus Anc_1.517): MFEGFNKTKKRKLDNTESSSSALHQSKPWVEKYRPKQLDDITAQGHAVSVLKKTLQSANLPHMLFYGPPGTGKTSTILALAKELYGPELMKSRILELNASDERGISIVREKVKNFARLTVSKPSKNDLENYPCPPYKIIILDEADSMTADAQSALRRTMETYSGVTRFCLICNYVTRIIDPLASRCSKFRFKPLDATNSIGRLEYVAREESVQYDDDVMKCILDISEGDLRRAITLLQSASKRILYTGEKQVTSASVKELAGVIPDDVFQVVIDKVSKNDVNETIEYVNEFIKSGWSAASVINQLHDYYITNDEFNSDFKNKVSLILFEMDSKLANGTNEHIQLLNLLVKISQI, encoded by the coding sequence ATGTTTGAAGGATTCAATAAGactaaaaaaagaaagctTGACAATACGGAATCATCCTCATCCGCACTACACCAATCCAAACCATGGGTTGAGAAATACAGGCCCAAACAATTAGACGACATTACAGCCCAAGGCCATGCTGTCTCAGTGCTGAAGAAGACATTACAATCCGCCAATTTACCTCATATGTTATTTTATGGACCCCCAGGGACAGGTAAGACCTCAACGATCTTAGCGTTAGCTAAGGAATTATATGGTCCTGAGTTAATGAAATCTAGAATTTTAGAGTTGAATGCTTCAGATGAACGTGGTATTTCTATCGTGAGGGAGAAAGTGAAGAATTTTGCTCGTTTGACAGTTTCAAAGCCAAGTAAGAATGATTTAGAGAATTATCCTTGTCCTCCTTATAAGATCATTATCTTGGATGAGGCAGATTCTATGACTGCAGATGCGCAAAGTGCATTGCGTAGAACTATGGAGACTTACTCTGGTGTTACTAGATTTTGTCTTATTTGTAATTATGTTACCAGGATTATTGATCCGCTGGCTTCCAGATGTTCTAAATTTAGGTTTAAACCATTGGATGCTACGAATTCTATTGGTAGATTGGAGTATGTTGCTCGCGAAGAATCTGTAcaatatgatgatgatgttatGAAATGTATTTTGGATATATCAGAAGGTGATTTAAGAAGAGCGATAACGCTTTTGCAATCTGCTTCCAAGCGCATATTGTATACTGGTGAGAAGCAAGTCACTTCAGCTAGTGTGAAGGAATTAGCAGGTGTTATACCTGATGATGTATTCCAAGTTGTTATTGATAAAGTTTCTAAGAATGATGTGAACGAAACTATTGAATatgttaatgaatttatcaaaagCGGGTGGTCAGCTGCGTCTGTTATTAATCAATTACatgattattatattaccAATGATGAGTTTAATTCTGACTTTAAGAATAAAGTTTcgttaatattatttgaaatggACTCAAAATTGGCCAATGGAACTAATGaacatattcaattattaaatttactTGTTAAAATTTCACAGATATGA
- the OPI3 gene encoding bifunctional phosphatidyl-N-methylethanolamine N-methyltransferase/phosphatidyl-N-dimethylethanolamine N-methyltransferase (similar to Saccharomyces cerevisiae OPI3 (YJR073C); ancestral locus Anc_1.526), which yields MDEHIATETIDKIISSPQSTSSMVNEIVYSILNDIDITEKTFQLTLFFIAFNPLFWNIVARLEHSTHFLTKIAGNNAKRGCYLLAIIIFSLGIKRDLLFEQALKLQNTSSYLTDVPAIATVGIISIVIGQVLVLSSMYQLGITGTYLGDYFNILMEQRVTGFPFNVTNNPMYHGSTLSFLGTSLYMGKPSGLVITAFVWIMYSTALRFEEPFTAKIYAKREYAKSKHV from the coding sequence atgGACGAACATATTGCAACTGAAACCATTGATAAAATCATATCATCACCTCAATCCACGTCTTCCATGGTTAATGAAATTGTCTATAGCATATTAAATGACATTGATATTACGGAAAAGACCTTCCAATtgacattatttttcattgcaTTTAACCCACTTTTTTGGAATATCGTGGCCCGTCTTGAACATTCTACACATTTCTTAACTAAGATTGCCGGTAATAACGCCAAGAGAGGTTGTTATCTCTTAGcgataataattttctcCTTAGGTATTAAACgtgatttattatttgaacaAGCATTGAAATTACAGAATACTTCTTCTTATCTAACCGATGTACCTGCCATTGCAACTGTTGGTATTATAAGTATTGTTATTGGACAAGTCTTGGTACTAAGTTCCATGTATCAATTGGGGATTACAGGGACTTATCTAGGTGATTACTTCAATATCCTGATGGAACAGAGAGTTACAGGATTCCCCTTTAATGTTACTAATAATCCAATGTATCATGGTTCCACATTGTCGTTTTTGGGTACAAGTTTGTATATGGGTAAACCAAGTGGGTTGGTAATTACCGCATTTGTTTGGATTATGTACTCTACTGCGTTGAGATTTGAAGAGCCATTTACTGCTAAGATTTACGCCAAGCGTGAATATGCCAAATCTAAACATGTGtga
- the NDAI0A03920 gene encoding uncharacterized protein — MKLNYARTTVKVVERLRETHEVSKRKTLVLIQISLPGNENFFECYYLAQFVGKLIIGKPISLRVTLVAIMYLLFAKLVNKSIERIYLQVTSVDLWLTSSSPEQDPAFYMGSKTVLQFFDSRAAVRTIASSPDTNLEIISGNPAVTKNVILQMVFSDPRYSLQVRRSHLRFGISCCYSDTNTIPGIEATINN, encoded by the coding sequence ATGAAGTTGAACTATGCCAGAACTACGGTGAAGGTTGTCGAGAGGTTACGTGAGACACACGAGGTTTCAAAGCGTAAGACCCTGGTCCTAATTCAAATAAGTTTACCAGGAAATGAAAACTTCTTCGAATGCTATTACCTGGCACAATTCGTGGGCAAACTGATTATAGGAAAGCCAATTTCTCTAAGAGTGACGCTAGTAGCAATTATGTATCTCCTTTTTGCAAAGCTGGTAAACAAGAGCATAGAACGGATATACCTTCAAGTTACATCAGTTGATTTATGGCTAACATCGTCATCTCCAGAGCAGGATCCTGCATTTTATATGGGCAGTAAAACAGTATTGcaattttttgattctCGGGCAGCTGTTCGGACTATAGCCAGTTCTCCAGATACAAACTTGGAGATAATCAGCGGAAATCCGGCAGTGACCAAAAATGTGATTCTTCAAATGGTCTTCTCAGATCCGAGGTATTCCTTGCAAGTACGTAGATCCCATTTACGTTTCGGTATAAGTTGTTGCTACTCAGACACGAATACAATTCCTGGAATTGAAGCTACCATTAACAACTAA